Within the Malassezia vespertilionis chromosome 3, complete sequence genome, the region GAAAAAGAAAGACTTTGGAGCGGTTCCTGGAGAAGCCGGTCGTACACAGGGAGGATCTCGGCTGGAGTACGCTGTGCAGTGTGCAGTGtgcctgcgcgcaaagtgcaAATGTGGTCTTTGCATACGACGCCCAgcgtacgcggcgcatcgagcacaTGCATGGAAACAAATGAACTGGGAAGAAGATGACGGATGGGCTGTTCCGCGCTGTCGACTAAAAGCAAGCACGCAGCATCCGTGCTTTGGAATGCGAGCACACAGGTAGTGCTGAGCATTAGGATCGCTGCCAATGCATAGtgcccgcgcgcgcaagcaacaggcggcgcagcgtcgccgtcATGTGCCttgccaaggagcgcaagaaaaGTGGACTCCATATGGCTTTGGCTGTCTCGCATCGCGGCAGCTTGCGGAGCCGCCCCGCGGCGGAATTGGGTCCAGTCGGGAATGGCGTAGGGGGTGCACTGCAGGGCGCCTTGATGCACCGTGTGTACAGCCAAGCTAAATGTGTCGCTCGCAGTGAGGTGCACAGAGCGAGGGCCGTGTGGGGCGTCGAGCACTGCACAGAGCACCAGTGTTCCGTACGCAAcgtcgatgcgcagcacaaaaaGCTTGCTCGGCCATGCAGGGAACTCGACCCATACAAGAGATGGAATCAGCACTTGGGTATCGTGTGCATGCACTGGCAATGGATACACGTGAAATTGGGTATGTTCGGCGGCGGGAAGCGAAGCAAGCACGGActgtgcatcgccggcatgctgctcgcgcgcaaaagtaAACCGCACTTGgtgcgcgccttttgcacCTGGTAGTTGCGCAATGCGAACAATGGTCGTGGCTTGAAATTCAAGAAGCGGCAAGGACCATACAGTGATGCGCCCAGACGCCTGCTGGACAAGAAGAAGTGCATCCTTCGGCGCCATGGCATTGTCGGCATAATCGGTGATTGCGCCTTCGGAGCGCTGGGTATCAAGGACAAGTGCCAGTACAGGAGAGGCGTCGGGGCCGTACAAAGACCGCACCTTGCGCACTTGCCCGTCGCATGCATACGCCAGCGGCTCGCTAAACGCTGCAGATTCGTTTTGCGTGGTGTGTTCCTGCTCCGTGCATTGCGGCACGCTATGCAAATGCAGCTCGTGCTTCGCATGTGGCTTCTCTGTGTGTGCTTCAGAGCGAGGATGCTCAATTACATGCGCATGGCCCGCTTGAAGCTGCTCCAACACCTGCTCGGCAGGCGGATGTGCATAACTGCGCGGCTCTTGCGACCCAACATGCGCCGGCGATGTAGGCGCAATACTTGGATGCGGAGTGCCAATTGCAAtgctcgagtcgcgcaacgaggcgcgcagcggctcgctGTTGGTATGCCCCCATGTTTTTGGCGAGTTGCGCAAATGCCCGCGCACGGACACGTGTGCACTGCTGGATGCCGGCGATGGAGGCGCGTATGCGGCTTCTTCAGCACGCATACGCTGTGCGTACACTTCCACAGATCCGTCCGAAAACCCAACGGCGAAACACGTATCACCGTCGTGCTCCTTCCCATGCAGCGGCTGGAAGAAAGACAGGGAGCATgtcacgctgcgctgcacatcctcggcgcgcgaccaGTCATCCTCGTCCATACCCGGGACACTCGGGTGCTCGATCccgcgctgcacctctGCCCAGtccacgcgctcgtccagcggCAGGCACAGCGGCACCTGCAGCGGGCTCGAAGCGTGCATCGTAGGTGGGGCGCAGCCACCTTGCTGAGCTAAGTCACGCGCGTATACGCGTGTTCGGCCGAGCTATGATGTGTTGatcctcgcgcgccgtttctGACTTGGTGTAAACTACCATCTTCGATATGGCAGCTGGTACTGGTGGCAAGTCTGGTCCTACGACACAGAAAGAGGCGAAGAAGCCCGTATCCCAATCGGTTCGCGCAGGTCTGCAGGTACGTGCTGTGGTTTGTGGCTCACACTAGTTCCCTGTTGGACGTATCCACAGGCAtctcaagcagcgcgcgtcgagcaacTTGCGTGTCGGTGCCAAGGCCGCCGTGTATACGAGCGCAATCCTTGAATATCTTACTGCCGAGGTCCTCGAGTTGGCTGGCAACGCATCCAAGGACTTGCGCGTGAAGCGTATCACGCCGCGACATCTGCAGCTCGCCATTCGTGGTGATGAGGAGCTTGACACGCTCATCCGTGCTACGATTGCAGGGGGTGGTGTGCTTCCCTATATTCACAAGTCGCGTGCGTATAGCTTCGTGTGTGCGCTAACCACAGTCATCAAGAACCCGGGCAAGAAAAAGGGTGCCGCCGAGTAAGCGCATTCCGTGCATTGCATCCATATTCATCTGTTTTCCTGGCTGTACTTGTAGCTGGCCGTCGCAGTTCTGTAGTCCACGTAACGTTGCACTGTAGCGATAAGGCTTGTCTGTTTATTGTGCCACGTGGAGgtggaggcgcgcaaggctGCGCGTCCAACTTCTACGAGCCACGATGGACGGGTGCACTATAGATTCTTGCTTTTGTCGTCACGATGACAAGATGGGATGGTGCGCTGGAAGCACCGCATCTTGGTATGGAGCAGGCACCTGTGACGCGATACGAACAAGTGATGCAAGCTCTGAACGATGAGCCTGTACAGCAAGAAACAGTGGAGGTGTTGGCGCATGCCAGCCAGACTGTACCAGGGGCGTACACGCTGCAGATGGcggacgcggcgccaaaTGAGGCACCGAACCAGGAAACTgtcgacgctgcagcgcatgctccgaCTTATTCACagccgcttgtgcatgaCTCGCACGCATATGCGTACGACGCTACGTATGGTTACGACGCTGCGTACGGCTACGACGCATCCTATGCCTACGATGCTACACAGTACGACGCAAACTACATGCATAGCGCGTATGCATCAAACTTTACCGGAACGGAGGACCAGGACCCTTCTGCGCTTGGAATCCACCACGCCTACCCCAACGAGGCGCAGTACATATACCCACACGACCCCACCAAAGTACAGCGCTTCTCGCACAACTCTCGATCTTCTCAAGCAAGCTCCTTGGAACATTCTAGCTGGCAAAGCCACGATAGCTATGCCGAAAAGGATCggaaaagcgcggcgcagagtaCGTACGGCACAGAGCCCGTGTACGATGGCCCTTGGCACGCTACGTGTGGTGCGATGTATGGCGCCGACGAGGCGAAAACGCTTGCAGCAATGCATGTTGATGCTTTGCCACAAAGAAAATATCagagcacgacgcgcaaTGTCGCACTGACATATGACAACCTTGTACTAAACTTCCCGATACCCTCCAAACTCAACTCCTTTGTGCAcctgcgcgatgcggagGAATACACACACTTGCGCTACTCGGCGGTGACGTGCGGCCCCGAGATGTTTTTGAATAAAAACTTTACGCTGCGCCAAACTATGTACAATCGGCACACGGAGATCTTTATTGGGATCACCATTCACGACAAGGACGAGACCTACTTTACACGCACACTTCACGGTGTGATGAAAAACATCGCGCACCTGTGCGCTCTCAAAGACAGCCGCGTGTGGGGACGCTCGAGTTGGAACAAGGTTGTGGTTGCTATTATCGCCGATGGGCGCGAGCATCTTCACccgcgcgtgctcgacTGCCTCGCTGCGATTGGGGTATACCAGGAAGGCATCGCAAAGAGCAGAGTAGACAATGATgaggtgcaggcgcatgtGTACGAATACACGACCCAGCTCTCCATCGATCGGAAGATCCAgttccgcggcgcagaggATGGAATCGTGCccgtgcagctgctcttGTGTCTCAAGGAGAAGCGCACACACAAAAACAACTCACACCGCTGGTTCTTTGATGCATTTTCACGCGCACTTCAGCCCACCGTGTGTATTTTGCTCGACGCAGGCACCAAGCCGGCTCACAAATCCATCTATAAACTTTGGCGGTGCTTTGAGCGGAACGCTCGCGTTGCTGGCGCGTTTGGTGGCCTGAGCGTGGATACAAACAAGCGTGCGGGATTCcctcttgcgctgctgaaCCCGCTCGTTGCCGCACAACAATTTGCGTACAAGTCGAGCAATACGCTGAAAATGCCTACCGAGTCCGTGCTTGGACACACTTGCCCCGCGCCCGGTGCGCCCATTGCCTATCggtacgctgcgctgctcaatGACCCAATCACGGGCTCTGGCCCTCTGGCGTCGTATTTCAAGGGCGAGGCATATGGAAACAAAGCAGACGCGTTTCTTTCCAACATGTGCGCCGAGGACCTCGTCCTCAGTTTTGAGCTGGTCGCAAAGCAAAACGCGCGGTGGATAGTACAGTATGTGGAGTCTGCCAAAGGCAtcaccgccgcgccgcaccatgTCTCGGAGTTTAtcacgcagcagcagcaatgGTCGAATGGGCCTTTTTTATCCACCTTGTACGCATGGAAGCACGCCTTTCGATTTATGCAATCCGCACATTCTGGTGGGCGAAAGACGGCACTGAGTTTTGAAATGGTGTATTCGTTTATCACCATGGTCGTTGCCTGGTTTAGCGTCGCGAATTGCTACATTTTTTTCCGGGTGCTGACCCGCGGCATGGAGCTGGACCGTTTTGGCTTGCATGGGATCCCGGTAGTAAATGAAATCATGCACTTTATTTACATCGGCACGCTCATTGCATGTTTTGTCCTTGCGCTGGGCAATCGGCCGCAGAGCAGTGAGTGGAAATATACGGCTGTGGTCGTCATCTTTGCACTGCTCGCATTGTATATGCTCTTTGCGGGCATTTTCTGCATTGTGAACCTGTTCCAGGGCGCGCCCCACTCGACGTTTGCACAGACCATGGTGGGGTTTGTTGCGACGTACGCAGTATACATTGTCGGCGcattgcttgcgcttgaCCCATGGCATCTCTTGACATGCAGTCTCCAGTACCTTCTGCTGGTCCCTACCTATATCAAGTACGTTCTCTATATGACTAACCTCAGCGTCCTGCACATTTATGCATTTTGCAATCTGTACGATGCAAACTTTGGCGGGTATCGCAAAACAGACTCACCATGCCACCTCGGCACGGCTACATCGACAGAAAAAGGTACGGTGCAAGTCTCGTTGCCATCCGCACAGACGGATATCGACGCTGCATATGAAGAGGCTCTCTTTCATGTGCGGGATGGACCAAGCTCCAGCATGGGCCGCTCCTCGACCCAAGTGTTTGACTATTACAAAAACGTCCGCACCAACGTTTTACTGTTGTGGTCTTTATCGAACGCCTTGCTCGCAGGCATTATTCTCGATTCGGACCTGACGCATACGTTTGATCCCCAAGCGAATCTTACACGCGCACGCGTCTACGTGCTTGTCGTATTGGTACGTATGCTGCACAAACACTGACCTCAGGGTATCGTTGCATGTACCAACGGAATACAGCTCCTTGGCTCGATCCTATATGCCATACTTCGACTCGTGAATAGGTAACATACCAGCAGCTACAAATGCTTCAACTTTTGTTCACAAACTTGGAGGCACGCACATGCGCGTTGGGGTCGTGACGCACAATCCAAGGGTGGCGAAGCACTTTCGAGAGCGGCAAGCGCTCTGCAGGATTGTACTTTAATAGAGATCGAATCAGATCCTGCGCGTCTTCGTCAATGTGCGATGGCATGCGCAAGTCGACTGCGGCAATGCGCTTGTACGTCATACTCGCTCCACTGAGCTCCTCAAACGGCGGCATTCCTTCCAGAAACTCGTATGTGAGCACGCCTAGCGCCCACAGATccacagcgccgctgtgcgtTTTCCCTTCGACCATTTCAGGAGGCAGGTAGTCCAatgtgccgcacagcgtcgcgcgccggttgctcggcgcgtgcacacTCCAGCCAAAGTCGGCTATTTTGACTTCCCCGCGGATCCCAAGCAAAAGATTCTCCGGCTTGATATCGCGGTGAATAATGTGCTTCGAGTGCAGATactggagcgcatcggcgaTTTGGGCAATGTAGCGCGACGCAGTCGCTTTATCAAAGCGCCGATCGGGTAGTTTGGACATGATCTTaaacagctcgccgcgcccggcAAACTCGAGCATCATAAAGATACGGCCGTGGTCGTGGAAGTAGCCAaacatgcgcagcacgtTCGGATGGCGCAAGTTCATTTGGATCTCGAtttcgcgccgcagctgaAGATCCACCTTGTTTTCTACGAGCTCCTTCTTGTACACACATTTCAGTGCGACCACGTAGCCTTGGTTTTGAAGCTGCTCAGAAGGCACTGGTTTGGTGCGCGCCAAGTAGACACGCCCAAACTTGCCTTTGCCCAATGGCCGTCCAATCTCAAACTGGGACAGGCTCCATTGGCGCGTGGGGTTATGCTTCAGCCCATCCATAGATGAGTCCATCGCGAGTGCATCGTCTTCGCCGCTTAAGCGATGTGCCGTTTCGCGTCGCCCTTTGCTTTCGTCGCGTTCCAGACCACCATCGTACCGCCCAAGGTCAAAGGTAGGTGGGTCTTGGGATGGTGCTGTGCGTGTTTGTGCTTGCAATTGAGTTCTAAAGCTGCGTTTATCATCAAccgtgcgtgcactgcgtgcATTATCTAGCccatcgcgcggcggaggcgcaacgcgcatcgtcgacaTACTCGGCGGTCGAGCAAGCTTCGGTTTTTCCACCATCGCATGCGTGGCAGTAGGTGTATTCCCAATCGCATGACATGATGCAAGTGGCTGGCGGGTAGCGCCCTTTCCTTCTGCATTTACGACGTTTTTGAGTGGGCGTGGCTGAAACGGCTGGTgtgctgctttgcgctgctgcgcggcgagccaCGTTGTGTTTGAGAGTGCGGTCGCACTACCCGGAGGTTTTGTGCTGCGATTCCCATTAGCATACTCATGTCCAGAGATGGACATCGCATTCATGCGCGACTCCAGGCCTTGTGCAGGCCCCGGCATGCTGTGTACAACACaaaacgctgcgcgaacACAACACCAACACGGACGGCACGTGACAAACGTGTCGATGCACGAGCCTTCCCAACGGCAGCCATGGTGCTTTTTTACACGTCCGCGGCGGTGGATCCGCCGGTGACGCTGTATATGGGTCGTGATAAAGTGGAAAGTGTGTATATGATTGTCCTTACGCGAAGATGAAGACTTGTTGCGACACGGTATGCCGGAGGATGTATGGTTTCATGTAGACAAGGTACGTCGGCGCGAGACTCACTCAGCTTTCCTCCGCACACGTCTACGCCCGTCTGCCTGAGTCTATGGAATGGACAGATATTCCTGATCCGCTGTTGGAAGACTGTGCTCAGCTTGTAAAGGCGAACTCAATCCAAGGAAACAAGAAAAACAATATTACCATTATCTACACACCACACGCGAACGTCAAGGTACGTGCTTGTGCGTAGCTCATAATAGAAAACGGGCGATATGGCAGTCGGTGCCGTCACATTTTTTAATGACCAGCGAGTGAAACGATTTTATGTAAAGGAACGTGAGAATGCCATTGTCAATCGACTCAACAAAACGCGCGTGGAGCGGCAAATCGACTACGCGGCGGAGCGGCAGGAACGCGAACGTGCTCTGGGACGCAAAAAAAAGGAGTTTGCGTTGCAACAGGTATGTCGCCATTCGATTAACGACGAGAAAAGAGAGATTACAGAGGCGAAGCAACGGCGCAACGAGGACGCTAGCGCACGCGACTATTCCAGTTGTACGTTCACAGCCAATCTGACCCCAGTGTACTCCGAGGAGGCCATTGCAGAAAAAAGGCGAGAAgaccagcgccgcgcacgaaTCAAATCCGCAACGAAGCCGAAACCTGCAGACGATGTCGCAAATCTGTTGGGCACTGGCGTCGAGGACGCGCCTGCCGACGAAAGTGACGATTCCTTTATGTAGAATGCACAGTATATTTTTGTCGGAAGTTTGACAAGATGGCCGAGTGGTTAAGGCGGTTGCCTGCTATGAAGCACAACCGATACGGTTGGTAAGCAATTGGGTTCTGCCCGCGTGAGTTCGAATCTCATTCTTGTCGAATTTTTTTTATAAAATTTCCGGCGCAACGAGTTTCACGTGGGTGCTTGGGCAAGGAGGGGCGCCGGCGGGATGGCGGCGGAGAACAGGGTAGCACAGTGCGCATGGCCAGCTATAAACTGTCGCTAGGACAAGCGCGTTGtagcgcatgcgctcgctCTACTATTGCTCCACTACCACACGCCATTGTTCAATTCTGCATGTGAGTTAAGTCCATAGTACATACTGCCAAACGTAACCCACGATGGGTAGCCAAGCACAAACGTGCTGAGCACCCACTTCACCTGTATATCAGCATTGCACCTCAAACACGTACTGTAGTGGCCAAAgacgagccgcgcttgaGGTTCACGGCCAGCATtgcaagcgcctcgacgaCGTGTACGGCAACGACCAACTTGCGGACCGTGTCCATGGTGCCCTGTCCGCCAATTGCATTCTTGATGCGTGCGCCGGGCGATCCAGCGGCAGCATTGTCCACATAGAGAAaaaacgcaagcgcaagaatcGTTTGCCAGCCGTCTTCGGGGAACTTGA harbors:
- the HTZ1 gene encoding histone H2A.Z (COG:B; EggNog:ENOG503P342): MAAGTGGKSGPTTQKEAKKPVSQSVRAGLQFPVGRIHRHLKQRASSNLRVGAKAAVYTSAILEYLTAEVLELAGNASKDLRVKRITPRHLQLAIRGDEELDTLIRATIAGGGVLPYIHKSLIKNPGKKKGAAE
- a CDS encoding chitin synthase (EggNog:ENOG503NUPC; TransMembrane:5 (o662-685i705-723o735-759i771-789o809-830i); COG:M; CAZy:GT2_Chitin_synth), translated to MTRWDGALEAPHLGMEQAPVTRYEQVMQALNDEPVQQETVEVLAHASQTVPGAYTLQMADAAPNEAPNQETVDAAAHAPTYSQPLVHDSHAYAYDATYGYDAAYGYDASYAYDATQYDANYMHSAYASNFTGTEDQDPSALGIHHAYPNEAQYIYPHDPTKVQRFSHNSRSSQASSLEHSSWQSHDSYAEKDRKSAAQSTYGTEPVYDGPWHATCGAMYGADEAKTLAAMHVDALPQRKYQSTTRNVALTYDNLVLNFPIPSKLNSFVHLRDAEEYTHLRYSAVTCGPEMFLNKNFTLRQTMYNRHTEIFIGITIHDKDETYFTRTLHGVMKNIAHLCALKDSRVWGRSSWNKVVVAIIADGREHLHPRVLDCLAAIGVYQEGIAKSRVDNDEVQAHVYEYTTQLSIDRKIQFRGAEDGIVPVQLLLCLKEKRTHKNNSHRWFFDAFSRALQPTVCILLDAGTKPAHKSIYKLWRCFERNARVAGAFGGLSVDTNKRAGFPLALLNPLVAAQQFAYKSSNTLKMPTESVLGHTCPAPGAPIAYRYAALLNDPITGSGPLASYFKGEAYGNKADAFLSNMCAEDLVLSFELVAKQNARWIVQYVESAKGITAAPHHVSEFITQQQQWSNGPFLSTLYAWKHAFRFMQSAHSGGRKTALSFEMVYSFITMVVAWFSVANCYIFFRVLTRGMELDRFGLHGIPVVNEIMHFIYIGTLIACFVLALGNRPQSSEWKYTAVVVIFALLALYMLFAGIFCIVNLFQGAPHSTFAQTMVGFVATYAVYIVGALLALDPWHLLTCSLQYLLLVPTYIKYVLYMTNLSVLHIYAFCNLYDANFGGYRKTDSPCHLGTATSTEKGTVQVSLPSAQTDIDAAYEEALFHVRDGPSSSMGRSSTQVFDYYKNVRTNVLLLWSLSNALLAGIILDSDLTHTFDPQANLTRARVYVLVVLVRMLHKH
- the IPL1 gene encoding non-specific serine/threonine protein kinase (EggNog:ENOG503NVY8; COG:D), which codes for MPGPAQGLESRMNAMSISGHEYANGNRSTKPPGSATALSNTTWLAAQQRKAAHQPFQPRPLKNVVNAEGKGATRQPLASCHAIGNTPTATHAMVEKPKLARPPSMSTMRVAPPPRDGLDNARSARTVDDKRSFRTQLQAQTRTAPSQDPPTFDLGRYDGGLERDESKGRRETAHRLSGEDDALAMDSSMDGLKHNPTRQWSLSQFEIGRPLGKGKFGRVYLARTKPVPSEQLQNQGYVVALKCVYKKELVENKVDLQLRREIEIQMNLRHPNVLRMFGYFHDHGRIFMMLEFAGRGELFKIMSKLPDRRFDKATASRYIAQIADALQYLHSKHIIHRDIKPENLLLGIRGEVKIADFGWSVHAPSNRRATLCGTLDYLPPEMVEGKTHSGAVDLWALGVLTYEFLEGMPPFEELSGASMTYKRIAAVDLRMPSHIDEDAQDLIRSLLKYNPAERLPLSKVLRHPWIVRHDPNAHVRASKFVNKS
- a CDS encoding uncharacterized protein (COG:S; BUSCO:EOG09264XYD; EggNog:ENOG503NZ0I), giving the protein MVLFYTSAAVDPPVTLYMGRDKVENIPDPLLEDCAQLVKANSIQGNKKNNITIIYTPHANVKKTGDMAVGAVTFFNDQRVKRFYVKERENAIVNRLNKTRVERQIDYAAERQERERALGRKKKEFALQQVCRHSINDEKREITEAKQRRNEDASARDYSSLYSEEAIAEKRREDQRRARIKSATKPKPADDVANLLGTGVEDAPADESDDSFM
- a CDS encoding uncharacterized protein (TransMembrane:2 (o52-69i81-103o)); this translates as MAIQFKFPEDGWQTILALAFFLYVDNAAAGSPGARIKNAIGGQGTMDTVRKLVVAVHVVEALAMLAVNLKRGSSLATTVKWVLSTFVLGYPSWVTFGSMYYGLNSHAELNNGVW